The genomic DNA GTACCAGACCATGGAGCAACCGCCACGGGCTTGAGGGCTGCCGCATGAGGCTAGACGTGACTTGGTCACTCCATCACTTCAGTATTAAGACATTTCTGGAGACGCGTGTTGACATTTTGGCTAGAGATGGCCAAGAAATCTGTTTCCCACCAGGCTACATAGATAGCTTTATGAACACTTCTGACAAGAGTGCAGCTGCACTTTTATGTTTGCGTAAATATCCCTTCTATTAGGTACACCATCAAAAGAGACCGTCTGTGTGTTCAAATCTAATTTCTACGCAGTTGTCTCCAGACATTCGAGTAGCATGTGCTCGGCTCTGCGAGGCTAATTGTAGCATGTGGTCAATTCATTAACATggaatgtttatttattcatgtcaCGGGTGTGTTGGAGTGCCTCTCTGCATCACGTGAGAACAACGCAGTCCTTCACTGGAATCAAACCCGTAACCTCGGACACATGAGATGGGCTTGGTAGCCATCGTGAGAGGCACAGCCTCATACTGGGCTTGGACCCACTCTATCAGAGACAGGAGGCAGCCATGCTGGGAGAGCCATCCAGAGGGTCTGAAGCGCATGGGTGccagtgtctgtctctttagGCGTCTGGGGGTGAGATTTACATTGACTTATATAAGCTTTAAGGGCTATCCCCCTGTGGGCTAATTGAGCTATCGCCTGAGTGCTGTGGGGTTTGGTCTCAGCATCTGCTCTGCTGGAGGTCGCAGCTATGTGTGAAAGCTGTGTGTTTTTACCCTTCGCGTTATTAAGGCTACCAGGGACATGGAGCGTTAAAGCTGAGAGTctgctccccacacacacacacacacacacacacccacacacacacacacacacacacacatcccacacacgcACTGAAGCACTCAGCCACATGCACCtgcacgtgcacatacacacacatgccagcatCTTTCTAGTCACACTCATGCTTCTAGTGAGCTCCCATAGCGAGGGAGAGAGCATATAGCAGACTGCAcctgtgaacccccccccctacacacacacatacacacacacacacacacacacacacatacccccccacacacacacacacacacattaacccccccccacacacacacataacccccccccacacacacacacacataccccccccacacacacacacacacacacatacccccccccacacacacacacacacataacccccccacacacacacgcacacatacccccctcccccacacacacacacacacataaccccccccacacacacacacacacacacacacataaccccccccacacacacacactctctctcctgtctgcctgTTCCCCCTCCACCACTGATAGAaccctctgtcactcactctctctctcctgtgtgcctGTTCCCCCTCCACTACTGATAGaaccctctgtcactctctcttctgtctcctctGCCTGTTCCCCCTCCACTACTGATAGaaccctctgtcactctctcttctgtctcctctGCCTGTTCCTCGCTGCCTATTTCAGGCTCCCAGACACGTCGCACGGCAGAGACGCCAGTGAAGAGAAGGCTCCGGCGGCAGTGTCAGGTCGTCTCCCATACGCTTTGGGGAGATAGAGCAGCACagaaaggccacacacacacacacacacacacacacacacacacacacacacacacacacacacacacacagtacagagaggccacacacacacacacacacagtacagagacgccacacacacacacacacaatcacacacacacacacacacacacacacacacacacagtacagagaggccacacacacacacacacacatacacacagtacagagaGGCCACTTGAACGGCACCACTGGATTCCGATGAGAGAGATCTGATAGTTTTGGAAGCAGAGGACAGCAGGGCATAGAgggcggcacacacacacacacacacacacacacacacacacacacacacacacacacacacacacagtgtggttcGTTTACATGCACACTGATTATTCATGGTATAATCAGCAGAGCGAATGCCACAGACATGGTTCTGATTCCTCCATTAGTTTTCCCCCTCTGATTGCATCCACACAGGGTCACCACGATGCCTATCTTCCACGGAGGACCCCGGGAGGATAATCAgcatgtctgtgctgtctgtgttttACATGGTGCTTCTGCAGCCTGGAACAGACTCAAGCCTGATACGGTCCACATGCGGGGCCAAGTCAAATTCATTTACATACTGTAGCACGTCAAACACAACCAGTGGTCGaccaaatatgaaatatgacttCTAACGAAAACGTTAGAAAAAGAAGGGTCCGAAACCCAATAGAGGCTGGGATGGTTCTGGAACGGCTAACCTGAGAGACCGGTCACAGTGGGTCGGATCCTGTGGCAGTAATGGAAGGCAGCgggtacatacagtacatggacACATAAATAACCAACGTCATGAATAAAACACAAAGAGGCCGCTCCTCAGAAGTGACCCCCTCTGTAGTGGCTGGGTCGAAGCGAATCCACGTCTGCTTAATGATATATTTATGGCTGTTTATTTTCCGCCGCGCGCCAGGCTGCAAAGGCATTATTGATGTGAGGAGCAGGTCCTCTTTCCTGCTCTGCGCCGGCTGCTTTTGGTGTCCGGATAAAGAAAGGCCCCCTCCTGACCGAGGCAAAGGTTAAACCTGCCATGGCTCAAGGCCACCTACTGAGGTCCAACCtgatctcgtgtgtgtgtgtgtgtgtgtgtgtgtgtgtgtgtctgtgtgtgtgtgtgtgtgtgtgtgtgtgtgtctgtctgtgtgtctgtgtgtgtgtgtgtgtgtgtgagcagatcactctctctcatcagcATTTGGTATTGTGCAACCTTCTCATCCATAGCGTCTGTGTGCCTCTTCTTTCTACCTGTTTACTACCTTGTTAACTGCACACAAAGtcggttggtgtgtgtgtgtgtgtgtgtgtgtgtatgcccatgagaaaagagggtgtgtgtgttatggtagcTTTAAAACTAAGCTACTTCACTGACACCTGAAAGGCAGCTAAAGACATGGGTCTTATTcctgcacagacacagtctCTTGTTGCTAAGGAACACTCACACTTGTGTGCACACTGTCATCTCAACATCACAATAGCGATAGTTGGCCATGTATGACAGGAGAAGGACAGACCACAGAatggtctttctctctttctctttctctttctctctttcgctctctctctatctctctctctctctctctttctctctctcaaagctgCACTCTCCGTCCTTGTCATTAGAGTCGTGAAACCCTCTGTGTGGTGTTTTAATTTAATTCCCTTTCGAAGACGGACATCGCCTTATCGGAACTCCGGGCGTTACCATGGAGACGTGACTCATAATAACTCTTTTGCGCTTCCCGCTGCCAGCTCGCAGAGATTTTTTCACGACGGCTACTCACACCTCTTGGTTCGCCAAGCGGTTCAACACAATGCTTTTAAGTGGGCCCATCTACCCATCTGGCAGACACGAAAAAAGCCACACCACATAAGCTACAAGtggacaaaaaaagacacaatgTGTTGAAGCAAATGGGAGACATTAACCTGCCCGGGCCCACCTGTAATTCACAGGATCTGGAGAGTGTTAATTCTCAGTAACGTTTCAAAGAGAGATAATTGGGCTGTCGACTTACTTCATGCGAGGCGTACATTGTTTGTAATTATGTGCAGTGCCTGTGGGCTGGCAATGTGGTCAGCCTTCGcattctctcaccatctctcgcCTTTTCTCAGTCTAGCCGAGGCCCCGGCAGCCATCTGTTGCTGTTGTAATGAAACAGTGGCAGATAGTCAACACTGATGTTCAGGAGCGCTGGCCCTTTCCCAGACTCATCAGCTGTAGATAAGTGTCGCCTTCAGCAGGTACCCTACCTTATGAATGTAATCCAACTCAGGGTGTGCTAGGCTATGCCTATAAAGACAGCGCTAGTTAACGTTTCTCAGACCACTGTAGGCTAGTTTTTTACTTGCCCTGTAGGCTCTGCAGGGGCTTATTAATGTGGGCAAGACCTTACTTGAACCCTGCGTTATAACAACTGTTGAATCATGTCATAAAAACAACCAATGCAGCTGTCATTCACCATCATAAGGAGTTATATCGAGGAGTTATCACAGGCAGTGTCCAGTGATGTAACAGTGTATTGTCACCACAGTCGGCGTAACTGTCATTACAATATGACCTATGACCTCTTGGCAGCAAGTGACAGAAGGTCACCACAATCGTCGTAATTGTCATAACAATATGACCTCTTGGGGCATGTGACATAAGCTGTTATGGCATATAAAATTCACTCAGTGACAATTACCGATAATGTTTACATGACACTGTCAAATCATTGGACAGCATCTGATAAATAATGACAGGACTGGACATTTGCCATAACATGTTTATGATGTGGTTATGTCAATGTTATGACTCATGTATATGACATGGTTATGCCAATGTTATGACTCATGGTTCGAGAGAAAAATATTACTTTGATGTGTGACCTTTCTAGATGACGAGCAATAGCCTCCTTAAACCACTTCTTATATTGGatttaaaaacacttttatGTGAAGCAGTGAAGGACAATGGAGTAGCCATTGCTTCacacaaaatatatatgtttgtaggcagtctttttcttttcttttagttttttgtttttgttttttgttttatatgtgACCTTAAGTGTCACCTCTGGCATTCTCCATGCCACCAACTGGCCTTCTGAAGAGGCTAGATCCGGGAAAGCCTGGGTGACAGTCTGCAGGGAACGGCGACGTTCCTTTCATCGCAAGCGCGCTGTGCGCTTGTCCGCCACCTCTCAGGTGTTATTGTGTGAAGGGCAAAGTTGTTGTTATATAAGTCCAGAAGTGCGGCTTCCCCCTGTGGCTAAAAATAAAAGCATAGCATTTGTTTTCAACCGCAGCCGTACCTGCTGGGAGATATGGAGTGTCACAGTGGCAGAGGATTGTCTAATCTTGCTGAGTTGTCAGATAATGCCTGGGTTGTGAAACATGAGAGCCATGCAGGGAGAGTGTGATTTTCTAAGTAGGGTAAGGTGATGCTAATGTAATCGTTCACTCCAGGTTGACTCCCCTCCTGTCAAAACCTGCCACtccaaaatgtgtgtttcaatagAAAAGCAGAAAAAGGCGACAGCGACACAACTTCAAAATATAAATGGTGGAATGAAGTTCATATATGAAGTATATGATTAAATACTGTTATGCTACACTTTTCAAGGATTGTTATCTTGTAGTAACTATGTTGTAACTATAGCCTACAGATTTACATACCTACCATTGAGAATCTACTTTAGGAAGAAATTGGATCAGTAGCACTTGAGGTGTGGGCTAACACACCAAAAGAAAGGTGACTGGTGTTTGTGAGGATGGTGGTTGAGGTTATTATTGATTCCTCAAGAAATTGCTGACTTCTTGGGGTTGAATAGGCAATTTTTTCACATGGAAATTAGATTTCTCCTTTGAAGGATTTTAAACTCAATGTTACGTTGTCTAATGTGTAAAGCAAGGTTTACTTGATGTCTTGATATAGTGTTGTTGATATTGTCGTTAAATTGTCATTAGATTACCAGAATGTCTTGAGGGTTTAGTGGGTTGAATAATTTCGAGTGCAGCTATTACGTACGTATTATGTAAAACGTGATAAAGTATGTGGTCAGTCAACCTACTAGTTAGGCAACACTGTGTTAGTTGAGACGCTTTGTGTTGAAGGAAACACCCGTCGTCGTAGCTATATATAACATGGCGTCTTCCCACCAGAAGCGCAGCTCCAACCTATCGAGGGCTTTTCTGTCTCGCCTTTTTGATCAGCCATTTGCGGGGAGGCTGACATGGCGCGCTGCTTCGATCTCCCCGCGCTTTTCTGTGCCTCTGACTCACGCGCTCCCCAAGGAGGCCAGGACTGGAGCGCAAGGCGCTGCCGGTGCTTCATTAGTGAGTTAGCACCCAGTGCTGGAACCCGGCCTAGGCTAGTCGCCGCTTTCAGCGCTTCCTCCGGCGGCAGCTGCAACCCACTCATCAGCTCTCATCAGCTCAGAGAGCCAGTGAAGAGTTCAGCTGCTGCCAGCACTTCATTAGGGGCTTTGGCGTCCGAATTTAATTATTAGAGGAAGAGCATTCTGAAGTATCCAGTGTTTGTTTCCCCTTTAATCCCCATAGCCTTCCATTGTAATGTGGTATTTAGGGAATCGCCACAGGAGTGGCTGCAGTGAAACTGTAGGCTATTGGCATTCAACATTCTTCTTGACCTTTAAATTAGGGTTGTACTCGAAAATAAATCAATCACCTTTGTCCTAAGTACATTTAATTATACGTTAATGCAACTGATAAAAGAAGCTGATCTCATCAATCTTAACATGATTAGCCCTAATGCCTTAATGGGATCAAATAGAACCTAACCTACCTCGGACTAATTGCCAAGCTTGCGTTCGTTGTAGATACACTTGATGCTAACATTACTCCAAATCaaaaagatatttttttatGGACAAAATACTTAAATTATCCCTAGTCAGAGTACTAGCAGAATTAATCGATTATTagtttattatttaattataatgtatttatttataaataataattaaagatCTGTCAATAGTACGGCGTTCCAATGTATTGTGATTGCGCGTAGCAAAGAGCTGATGTCCGCAGTGGACCATTATCTCCCCCTAATTGGCGCCTCTCCCAAGAGTGACCAAGACGAGGGCTTTTATCTGACTTTAATTATTGTCCTTTCACCCAAGACATCGCAGGCTAATCAATCCCCTCAGTGTTCCAGGATCGTGCACACTGCGTGGGTAGTTGTCTCCTGTACGGGCACGTGACTATGCACATTCCCGGCAGTCTTTTTTAAAGACGACTTAAGGACCGCGCTTTCACGTAACCCCCAAAACCAGACTGGACAGGTGGGACAGAATAAGCGTAGGCCAGGGAAGATCTCCTACTCCGTAATTATTTTAGGGCCGTCATGAATAATTTATGTGAGGGAACGGATTATTTGCTTGCCTGTGCCCGTCTCTAATATCCACCTGCTACCGCTCTGGTGAGCAGCAGAGGTATGCGTGATCAGCAATTGGccgacatttttttaaatgaaaataaatgtaaaggTAAAAATGATTATAAATTCAGTATTATGTGACCTGGAGTGCACAAACACCATAGTTTTTGGATATTAATCCCACTAAAGTCTTATGCTTATAGTTTTTAATCACGATTAGGCATAATAAGCATGTCTATCCTAAAGATTGCATTCACTTCTGCAATAGTAACATGtcttgtaaaaacacacataggcCTATTCTTTTTagtctgttgtttgttttaggACACCAATGAATGCTGCATAAGACCAACAATGCAGAATGCATCCCAAAGTGGTGGGTACGCTACACAGTTTTTCATGTGTTATTGATGTGAATTTAAAAGTGTTCCAGagtcaaatgtatgtgtgtgtgtgtgttttctttctcttgtgcGCATGGTCTGTGCGTACGCAGCGGTGGGTAGCGTGACTGCCACGGGATGTGAGCGGAGGCAGTTGCAGCGCTCGGTGAAGCCACGAGAGCAGTAGCATCTATGGAAGCAGCGCGCACAACACCGGATTTTTTGGCCAGTGGCAGATGACTCCCCTAGCGAAGCTTCGGTGACACATGAAGCCAAGTTTTCCGCACGAGATGCTGTGGCGTTGAGAGGGCACTGGCGCATGCCCACGGTTCAGCACGCTGGACAGCGCTCGCACGAGTTCCAAATTGGCAAGACTTTCCGGAGTTAATTTTTTACACACTTGCCAGGATTTAAGCACTATCGAAGAGAACGACGGGAAAGAAACAATGCAGGTGGTAGCGTTCGCTCTAACAACAGGCGCAGATATACTGCAGGTGTAGTTTTAAAGTGAGAAATGGACTTTGTGGAAATACTTCTTGCGTTATTCATCGTTGTGGTCGCgattgtctctctgttgtcGAACTTGCTGGTGCTGCTATGTTTTGTCCACAGCACCGAGATACGCAGACAGGTGCCTGGCATCTTTACAATGAACCTGTCTTTCTGCAACATTCTGATCACGGTTTTGAATATGCCATCGACGTTGGTGGGAATTATTAAAAACCAGCAGCCTTTTGGGGATTGCCTGTGCCACGCCGTGAGTTTCTTTGAGACTTTTCTCACTGCCAACACCATGTTGAGCATGGCCGCCCTGAGCATTGACCGTTGGATTGCCGTGGTTTTCCCGCTTAGTTACTCCAGCAAGATGCGCTACAGGGACGCGTTGGTCATGGTGTGCTACGCGTGGCTTCACTCGCTCACCTTCTCCCTCGTCGCACTGCTCTTCTCCTGGGTAGACTACAGCCACATTTACGCCTCCTGCACTTTGCATCTCAACGACGAGAGCGCACGGATCAAATTCACTGTGTTCACGGTCGCGTTCCACGCCAGCAGTTTCATGCTGTCCCTGCTCATCCTGTGTGTCACATACCTAAAGGTGTTACAAGTGGCCCGATTCCACTGCAAGCGGATAGACATCATAACCATGCAAACTCTTTTTCTACTTGTTGACATTCACCCGAGGTATTCATTTATGACCATCTCTTTGTATGTCATTTGAACTATTCTCTCATCTGTAAAAGAGTGTTTGTAGCCGCCAGATAGGCTTTCTAAAAATGTGCTTGTGCATTTTTTTTGGCATGTCGCTCCATTAACGCACCTGCTTGCTGGGGGTGTCTTTCAGTGTTAAGCAGCGCTGTCTGGCCGAACAAAAGACGAGAAAACAGCGCGCTACGAAGAAAATCAGCATTTTCATTGGCTCGTTCATCCTCTGTTTTGCTCCATATGTGATCACCAGGTGAGCATGATGCCCTACCACTGCATACTGGTAATACTGTTTACATACCTGTATGTAAACATCTGCTGTGTGTACGCATCTCTAcatatgttgtgctgtgaaacaaaacacacagtggtatatatctctctctatatatggCCGTGACCCCTACACACAAGCAATGTAGAACAAGGCCCAATAGATTAAATCATGGTTCATTTGGCAATTCCCTAACTGCATATAATTATGGGATCGTTGTTGTCAAGCCCTGATAGCCTGGTGAATCTGAGAGCGCACGAGCTTGTGCTTCCAATAATAGTCTGTGTAGATAAGGGGTGCTGTGACGTACAGGCAGGGCTGGATCAGGTGATTTGTATACTATTTTTACAAAAGCAGCACATTTTTGACATGTGAgcgcccctccctctccccctcctccatcattctctctacATCCCCCCTTACTCTCCTCCTGACTCTCTCCACCCATCTCGTCTGCTTTCTTTGCTTATTTTCCTCTTTTGTCATGCCTCCCCTCATCATCTCATCCtttatcctcctctcctgtcatctcttgtcccctcatctcatcttctctctatctcacacctTGTCTCTTTCCCcagttctctttcttcctcccctcccctcccctcccctcctctacccCTGGTCTATCGTTTTGTTTATTACCTCCACTGACGGCCAAAATGAAGTTAGTCTTCTTTCCATTTCCTGTCAGAGAGACAGCGCACCTGTGTGTCCTCATACCTCctgtttatgtctctgtgtggcaGTGCTGCACTAACCCAGTGGAAGCCATTACTGCACGAGATGTGACAGACATGTGTCAAGCTCTGAGCTCAGAGGCTGTAGCCCATCTGTAACACtgctctccccacccccacgccctcctcaccccctcctcaccctctctctccaggctgACAGAGCTGCTGCCGTTCGTTGGCATCAGTCGTCACTGGGGCATCGTGAGCAAGTGCCTGACGTACGGCAAGGCGGCCTCCGACCCGTTCGCCTACTCCCTCCTGCGGCAGCAGTACCGCAAGGTCCTGGTCTCCGTGGCCAACCGGCTCCTGCGGCGCGACCTGTACCCGTCCTCAGGGCCCAACAGCTCCATGGACACGGAGAACGAATACTGTCTGCAGCGGATCAGCTAGAGGGCCAGAGCGGGGGGCGGCGGAGATGCCCGTCTTGCGCTGGCAGACCAGTGGCATGTGAAAATGGAAACTGTGATTACCTGTTAAGTGCCAGAGaaatgagtgtgagagggagtgaatgagagagagagagagagagagagagagagagagaaaaagagtgagaaagagagagagagagagagagagcgctgctGGTGTTCACACTCATGTGCCCTCGGCAGATGTCTGAAATCAAACATATCGGCAAACAAGGAGACAAGATCTCAGAAGTGTGGGTGATTCACTGAACACACTTCACAttcagccacacatacacaaacacacacactcatgcaagtagatatacacacacacacacacacacacacttacacatcaTGACTCACATGtagacatactctctctctctctctctctgatacacacccaccataaacacacacacacacacacacacacacacacacacacacacacacacacacacgggggcaGAGAGTAAATGTGTTACACTGAAGCAGCCGGCAGCTTGgtaaagaggaagatggatgccTCGGATGCCTCTCCTGTCGAGCTACTCGGCTGAGAGACGGAGCCAGCTGAGACTCCAGAGCTGCggccgtgtgtgtttctgcttccAGGTCAAACACTAGTAATCTGCCCTCACCCTCTTCACTACAGGGAAGTGCAGATAATGACGTTCAAATGAGTGTCTTGCACACTGAGCGAATGTATCAGCCAATCATCTGGCCTCGTGtcacagatacagaaagagCAGCTTAACCATGGTGGCATGTAGCTTAACATCTACGTGGAGATATGTGTTTACTTCTATCAATGTTTCTGTGGCCTGTTTGGGAAAGCAGACCCTTCTGGAGGGACCTTCAGTGTTGAGCTACCTTGCAGTTGTTCATAAATAGTGTCAGTCACTGGATATTAAAATGAATGCACTTTGCTATGGATTATGAATAAGCTGTTTAGGTAGGCCTCCAAAAAAGCCAAAGGcaaatatgtgtttttttaaaaaccGTGTCAGAGCTTGTGTGTTAACTGAATGTACTACCTGATTCCTTTAGTAAGTGCGACACATTTGTACTAGTACATTATTTTGTCAGGAGATTACAGGAAAATATTTATATGGATATTtatatgaggggaaaaaaatatacaATGTTAATACTTTGCACAGTATCAGATATGTATTTGTTAATTTGTTACTTGGTAAAGGATTGTTTTagatgtttatgtttacagTTGAAAAGATTTAAGTGCTTTACAGAATTGCATTTTTTGCCAGATTGTGTTAATATTTTCTTGGAAGGTTCTTCTGTATTGTCAAAATCAGATATGAGTGTATCTGGTTCTAttttacatttagacatttagtcatttagcagacgcttttatccaaagcaacgtacaagggaggcGTAGTTTGGGCGTAGTTGTTTAGATGTAGCCACAAATGATTATTCTATGCTGTGAGGACACACTTGCCATCTCTGGTATGTTGGTGTGGCCTTTTGTGAACTTTGTACAATAAAGTTAGCTCAGAGACGCAGTTTCGCGAACACTTTGTAACCTCAGTCATTCGCATGCGCAGAATGATGACAACTATTGAATATTGTCCAACCCCCTCTCGATTTAAGACGTCCTTGGAACGTCTCCCACGTTCCATCAGTTGAAAATGTCACTGCAAGTGCGCAAGGGGCCCACTTTATTTACTTCAGTCCAGTCGCCCGACCAACCATTACTCTCGCCTCAGCTCATGGCTCTGAGGTATTTCCCGTTTGTTCGGCTAGGGAGTGTGTGACATCAGGGGGCGACATCTGCAAATACATGAAAATATAACATCTGGAGCCCTCAGCTTTTTTATGATTGTTGTTTCAGATTGCGTAAAACATAGCCTTAATCCCATGCGTTAAAGGCGAACCTTACATCTGAACGCTTTTATGATTCATACATGTGACTTTGTTTCTGTTCTTCCGAAAACATCTTCCTTTGAAACTTGGTAACTTGATAGGCGACCGTAATTCGTGTAATAAAAACTCTCGGGCGCTGGAGTAGCACTTGGACTCCGTCTAATTAAAACGGAGACAGCACATAAAGTGCCACATCACATACTGAGTGGAATAAAAACGGATGGCCATGAAGGTGGTTATTTTGGTGAATGCAGTGATTGCATCCATCTGGTGTGCTCCTCCTCGACGATGCGAACCCGGAGAGGAATTTTTGGGTAAGCTTTCCGCACTTCAAACTCAACTGTCTTTCAGACAATAAGTGACATTTTAATAAGCTGGAACCGGGAGAGGGTCAGGTAGGTAGTGCTAGAGCAATAAGAAGGGGAGACCAGGTATTGTTGTAACACAGAGACAGTAGTAACTTGCTTAATTACTCAGCTAATGTCTAACGTTATAAATTAAACTTATAGACAATATATGTGATGGCGTCAGCATGCTACGTTCAAAATTTCACTTTGTGTCTCAATCTCTGTCAAAGGTCATAGACAGAAGTCGTTTTGTGGGGCAAATTCaagttttgtgtatgtgtagacaCAGTACAAGATAGGGGACACAAAGGTGAAGTCAGAGGGCTCTGGCTCAaacgtatgtatgtatctatgtatgtatgtgtactgtCAAGTTTTGTGCAAGATTTTGATTGCATTTGATGCATTTTGACAGGAGCACAAGTAACAGGTGGTTGTGATCAATGATTTCGGAACTAACGTTAGATGCTGATAAAATTATTAGCAGCATACACTGTCTCCTATTATCTTTCCAAATATTAGGAGAGGTCGTCTGGGGACAATTGTAACACACATTACAATCGGTTGCAACCAGCAAGCGTAGCTAGCAAGTGACATAAGCTAGTCACGTTTGCGAAAAAGTGACACTATTGGTTTGTAAGCGACTGTCTCATTTTGACAACAAACGCTAAAGACTACAACGTGCAGAAAAAAACCTTATCCATCACTATTTTAGTttaaataatgcatggcaaattTTACTTTACCCCTTCAAACTGGCATATTACAATTGTCCGCGGCCACAAAACACTCACTGCATTTAGATGAAAATTAGAGAAAAAGTAAGAAATATGAGTCGAAAGATGTATGATGCATATATGTGAAAAAGGAAGGTGTCACTCAAGCCGATTTTTTTTCCAATAAGGTAAAAACTATAAACAAGCAGGAAGTGTTACAACTGTACCTGGTCTATGTCAGTTGTTAACTTGTATCCGCATTGAGAATCACAGCGAAATATACTGAACTACTTGCAGGTAAACAAATATGTCAGCCAAATTAGACACTGAGAAGCAGAAAATAccagcgcaaaaaaaaaaaacagcatactGCAAACGT from Clupea harengus chromosome 18, Ch_v2.0.2, whole genome shotgun sequence includes the following:
- the gpr78b gene encoding G-protein coupled receptor 26 — encoded protein: MDFVEILLALFIVVVAIVSLLSNLLVLLCFVHSTEIRRQVPGIFTMNLSFCNILITVLNMPSTLVGIIKNQQPFGDCLCHAVSFFETFLTANTMLSMAALSIDRWIAVVFPLSYSSKMRYRDALVMVCYAWLHSLTFSLVALLFSWVDYSHIYASCTLHLNDESARIKFTVFTVAFHASSFMLSLLILCVTYLKVLQVARFHCKRIDIITMQTLFLLVDIHPSVKQRCLAEQKTRKQRATKKISIFIGSFILCFAPYVITRLTELLPFVGISRHWGIVSKCLTYGKAASDPFAYSLLRQQYRKVLVSVANRLLRRDLYPSSGPNSSMDTENEYCLQRIS